One window from the genome of Actinoplanes teichomyceticus ATCC 31121 encodes:
- the murI gene encoding glutamate racemase, translating to MVRRADGAPRGPRTLTIGVFDSGVGGLTVTADLRQALPDARIVYLADTAHAPYGNKPPDQVVELVLAGLDRLVEAGADVLVVACNTAAAAGLAVARSRYPVPVVDVVAPTARAAIDRLAAAGAVGRPIGVLGTAATIAAGVYPRALSAVAGATVVGVAGPELVTLVERGTTTGALAGAVVRRRVAPIVEAGVGALILGCTHFPFLAPAIRAAVGDAVPLVTAGPGTAAATAAAVGREVAYGPRPASRDLLATVDLRCTGDPRRFARTVERLFARAGAGDLSRPMPGDHRLPVTV from the coding sequence GTGGTGCGCCGTGCCGACGGCGCGCCACGCGGCCCCCGGACGCTGACGATCGGGGTGTTCGACTCCGGCGTCGGCGGTCTCACCGTGACCGCCGACCTGCGGCAGGCGTTGCCCGACGCCCGGATCGTCTACCTCGCCGACACGGCGCACGCCCCGTACGGGAACAAGCCGCCGGACCAGGTCGTCGAGCTGGTGCTCGCCGGTCTGGACCGGCTGGTCGAGGCCGGGGCGGACGTGCTCGTCGTGGCCTGCAACACCGCCGCCGCGGCGGGACTGGCGGTCGCCCGGAGCCGCTACCCGGTGCCGGTCGTCGACGTGGTGGCGCCGACCGCGCGGGCGGCGATCGACCGCCTCGCCGCCGCCGGCGCCGTGGGCCGGCCGATCGGCGTCCTCGGCACCGCCGCCACGATCGCCGCCGGCGTCTATCCGCGCGCCCTGTCCGCGGTCGCCGGCGCCACGGTGGTCGGCGTCGCCGGCCCCGAACTCGTCACCCTGGTCGAGCGGGGAACGACGACCGGCGCCCTGGCCGGCGCGGTCGTCCGCCGCCGGGTGGCCCCGATCGTCGAGGCCGGCGTGGGCGCCCTCATCCTCGGCTGTACGCACTTCCCGTTCCTGGCCCCGGCGATCCGGGCCGCCGTGGGCGACGCGGTTCCCCTGGTCACCGCCGGCCCCGGGACCGCCGCGGCGACCGCCGCCGCCGTCGGTCGTGAGGTCGCGTACGGGCCGCGCCCGGCGTCCCGCGACCTGCTGGCTACGGTGGACCTGCGGTGCACCGGTGATCCGCGGCGCTTCGCGCGTACGGTCGAGCGGCTCTTCGCCCGTGCCGGTGCCGGAGATCTCTCCCGCCCGATGCCCGGTGACCACCGGCTTCCGGTGACCGTCTAG